A genomic segment from Candidatus Binataceae bacterium encodes:
- a CDS encoding DUF1254 domain-containing protein: MQARSFALLTALAVVTSIALLIASPSAGISQTAKSWPSISESRAIAEEGFIYGLPIVMNYAVMYEYVVDRNSGQWKAPFNTISNEHRVFTYRDTTIVTPNSDTPYSLAWMDLRAEPIVISVPAVEKSRYYCVQFTDGNTFNYGYIGSRATGNDAGDYMVVGPEWKGETPQGIKKVFQSTTDFSIAVFRTQLFNSADLPNVEKVQSGYKVQPLSAYLHQSAPPAAPAIDFPRINDQLVKKNFFEYLDFALRFAPSGPEEKDIRARLARIGIGPGKTFNFKDLSLKHKLEIGLGMKDGEKKVAEKLKTFGKNVNGWHVGSPFGDRAFYHGDWLLRAAGAKGGIYGNDAVEAMYPLTKWLPNGEPLDGSKHNYTLTFAAGQLPPVNAFWSVTIYDGKTQLLIKNPINRYLINSPMLPNLKKNADGSLTLYIQKNSPGADKESNWLPAPDGPIYLVMRLYWPKESPPSILPPGDGTWKPPAVRVL; this comes from the coding sequence GGCTAAGTCCTGGCCGAGCATCAGCGAGAGCCGGGCGATAGCGGAAGAGGGATTCATCTACGGATTGCCGATCGTGATGAATTACGCGGTCATGTACGAGTATGTCGTGGACCGAAACTCGGGCCAGTGGAAGGCTCCGTTCAATACAATATCCAACGAGCACCGCGTCTTCACTTACAGGGACACGACTATCGTCACGCCCAACAGCGACACGCCGTACTCGCTGGCATGGATGGACCTGCGCGCGGAACCCATCGTGATCTCGGTACCGGCCGTCGAAAAGAGCCGTTACTACTGCGTGCAGTTCACTGACGGTAACACGTTCAACTACGGCTACATCGGAAGCCGCGCCACCGGCAACGACGCGGGCGATTACATGGTTGTCGGACCCGAATGGAAGGGCGAAACGCCGCAAGGCATCAAGAAGGTGTTCCAGTCGACGACCGACTTTTCAATTGCGGTATTTCGCACCCAGCTCTTCAACTCCGCGGACCTGCCCAACGTCGAGAAAGTCCAGTCTGGTTACAAAGTACAGCCGCTGTCCGCATATCTGCACCAGTCGGCGCCTCCAGCGGCCCCGGCGATCGATTTCCCTAGGATCAACGATCAACTCGTAAAGAAGAATTTTTTCGAATATCTCGATTTCGCTCTGCGATTCGCGCCGTCCGGGCCGGAAGAGAAAGACATCCGCGCCAGGCTCGCCCGGATCGGCATCGGCCCCGGCAAGACCTTCAACTTCAAAGACCTTTCGCTCAAGCACAAGCTCGAAATCGGCCTGGGCATGAAGGACGGCGAGAAGAAGGTCGCGGAGAAACTCAAAACCTTCGGCAAGAACGTCAACGGATGGCACGTCGGTTCGCCATTTGGCGATCGCGCCTTCTACCACGGCGACTGGTTATTGCGCGCAGCCGGCGCCAAGGGCGGTATCTACGGCAACGACGCAGTGGAGGCGATGTATCCGCTGACGAAGTGGCTGCCGAACGGCGAACCGCTCGACGGCAGCAAGCACAACTACACGCTCACCTTCGCCGCAGGCCAGCTTCCGCCAGTCAACGCCTTCTGGTCCGTAACCATATACGACGGCAAGACGCAGTTGCTGATCAAGAATCCGATCAACCGCTATCTGATCAACTCGCCGATGCTTCCGAATCTCAAGAAGAACGCCGACGGCTCGCTGACGCTCTACATTCAGAAGAACTCGCCTGGCGCCGACAAGGAATCCAATTGGCTGCCCGCTCCCGACGGTCCGATCTACCTGGTGATGCGCCTGTACTGGCCGAAGGAGAGTCCGCCGTCCATTCTGCCGCCTGGCGATGGAACCTGGAAGCCCCCGGCCGTGCGCGTTCTTTAG
- a CDS encoding LOG family protein has product MDKSNGSKQFHRQTKAYEDVRFLESKDGRALRILAEYLEPLSRFKRYKVQDTIVFMGSARLLSRETAEAALAEAERAGHGVTAARTALELSTYYEAARELSHRLTTWSKRLDHNERRFVVCTGGGPGIMEAANRGASEARGLNVGLTISIPNGEFDNPYVSRELHFHFHYFFMRKFWFVYLAKAVVLFPGGFGTLDEFFEMLTLVQTRKMKKRMPIVLFGAKYWNEVLNFDALIKYGTIGPGDVELFHRTDSIDEAYEIITRGLTENALGSPGAQL; this is encoded by the coding sequence TTGGACAAATCCAACGGCAGCAAACAATTCCATCGACAGACCAAGGCCTATGAGGACGTGCGGTTCCTCGAAAGCAAGGACGGCCGGGCGCTACGCATCCTTGCCGAATATCTGGAGCCGCTGTCGCGGTTCAAACGCTATAAGGTCCAGGACACCATCGTCTTCATGGGCTCGGCGCGGTTGTTGTCGCGCGAAACGGCCGAAGCAGCCCTGGCCGAGGCGGAAAGGGCGGGGCACGGCGTGACGGCGGCACGCACGGCGCTTGAGCTCTCGACCTATTACGAGGCCGCACGTGAGCTGTCCCATCGGTTGACGACCTGGTCGAAGAGGCTCGACCATAACGAGCGCCGGTTTGTCGTCTGCACCGGCGGCGGTCCCGGTATCATGGAGGCGGCTAACCGCGGCGCCTCGGAAGCGAGGGGGCTGAATGTCGGCCTGACGATATCGATCCCCAACGGCGAGTTCGATAATCCCTATGTCAGCCGCGAGTTGCACTTTCATTTCCACTACTTTTTCATGCGCAAGTTCTGGTTCGTCTATCTTGCCAAGGCGGTGGTGCTGTTCCCCGGCGGCTTCGGAACGCTCGACGAATTCTTCGAAATGCTTACGCTGGTGCAGACGCGCAAGATGAAGAAGCGCATGCCGATCGTGCTGTTCGGGGCGAAGTACTGGAACGAGGTGCTGAACTTCGACGCGCTGATCAAATACGGAACAATCGGCCCGGGCGATGTCGAGCTCTTCCACAGAACCGATTCCATAGACGAAGCTTATGAGATCATCACCCGAGGCCTGACCGAGAATGCGCTGGGCAGTCCCGGCGCCCAGCTTTAG
- a CDS encoding SIMPL domain-containing protein (The SIMPL domain is named for its presence in mouse protein SIMPL (signalling molecule that associates with mouse pelle-like kinase). Bacterial member BP26, from Brucella, was shown to assemble into a channel-like structure, while YggE from E. coli has been associated with resistance to oxidative stress.), whose translation MRKRSLQIVSSGRARVNVGHSRRGAGALLSLCAGAAAIFLAAMPAAAVAAPAAAPFIPAPLAGSPPPQGPRTIEVTGNGEAHVAPDVASLNLAIETHAATAQESAGQNAALAQKVVDALTAKLNGKGKVWTGGYSLYPEYSESPQPNQKPSVIGYRAENSITVETGEIGMLGGLIDTAIQAGANRINFLNFTLRDESQARSQAIALAAKDAQTQADSLAKSLGVKLGPVVKATTETENRPMPVMRAGAMAMSASMGAPTPVQPNEVTVPATVSITYQIE comes from the coding sequence ATGAGAAAAAGGTCGCTTCAGATCGTAAGCAGCGGGCGTGCGCGGGTGAACGTAGGCCATAGCCGCCGCGGCGCAGGCGCCCTCCTTTCGCTTTGCGCGGGCGCCGCTGCGATCTTTCTCGCGGCGATGCCGGCCGCCGCGGTCGCTGCACCGGCCGCGGCGCCGTTTATTCCCGCGCCGCTCGCCGGCTCGCCTCCGCCGCAGGGCCCGCGCACAATCGAGGTTACCGGCAACGGCGAGGCGCACGTCGCTCCCGACGTCGCCTCGCTCAACCTCGCGATCGAAACGCATGCCGCAACCGCGCAGGAGAGCGCCGGCCAGAACGCGGCGCTCGCGCAAAAAGTCGTGGACGCACTCACCGCCAAGCTGAACGGCAAGGGCAAGGTGTGGACCGGCGGCTACTCGCTCTATCCCGAGTACAGCGAATCTCCGCAGCCCAATCAGAAGCCCAGCGTCATCGGCTATCGCGCCGAGAACTCGATTACTGTGGAGACCGGCGAGATCGGGATGCTCGGCGGATTGATCGACACGGCAATCCAGGCCGGCGCCAACCGGATCAACTTTCTCAACTTCACGCTGCGCGATGAAAGCCAGGCCCGCAGCCAGGCGATCGCGCTCGCTGCCAAGGACGCGCAGACCCAGGCGGACTCGCTCGCCAAGTCGCTCGGCGTAAAGCTTGGGCCCGTGGTCAAGGCCACCACCGAGACCGAAAACAGGCCGATGCCGGTTATGCGCGCGGGGGCGATGGCGATGAGCGCGTCGATGGGCGCGCCGACCCCGGTGCAACCCAACGAGGTCACGGTCCCCGCGACAGTCTCGATTACGTATCAGATCGAATAG
- the proS gene encoding proline--tRNA ligase yields MADKQDEKKVTPRSVDFAAWYNEIIARAELADYSPVRGCIVFRPDGFAIWEALRDELDRRIKKTGARNAYFPLFIPQSFLQKEAQHVEGFAPEVAVVTHGGGKELEEPLIVRPTSETIINYMFAQWIHSHRDLPLMINQWCNVVRWEMRTRPFLRTTEFLWQEGHTAHATREEAEREALTMLEVYRGFVEDYLAVPLVTGRKSAAERFPGAEETYSIESLMGDGRALQCGTSHYLGDNFARAFEIRFLDTQNQLQYPHQTSWGVSTRLLGAIIMSHGDDQGLRLPPAVAPFQAVVVPIWRKTEDGDPVLAAARAARDALEAAGIRVRLDDREGLTPGFKFNDWEMRGVPVRIEIGPRDVAARSAVMARRDRSGKEAKAAASLDGLATHVRALLDDVQKSLYTQAREAMRANTREFDDYGKFRAQMEGEGGGGMADIYWCGNAACETRIREETRATCRAIPLGQNAAVGRCLVCGEPATERAFFAKAY; encoded by the coding sequence ATGGCCGACAAACAGGACGAAAAGAAAGTCACACCCCGCAGCGTCGACTTCGCCGCCTGGTACAACGAGATAATCGCGCGCGCCGAGCTTGCCGATTACTCGCCGGTCCGCGGATGTATCGTGTTCCGCCCCGACGGCTTCGCGATCTGGGAGGCGCTACGCGACGAACTCGACCGCCGGATCAAAAAGACCGGCGCACGCAACGCCTACTTTCCGCTCTTCATCCCGCAAAGCTTCCTGCAAAAGGAGGCCCAGCACGTGGAGGGCTTTGCCCCCGAGGTCGCCGTGGTCACGCATGGCGGCGGCAAGGAGCTCGAGGAGCCGCTGATCGTGCGGCCCACTTCCGAGACCATCATCAATTACATGTTCGCGCAGTGGATTCATTCGCATCGCGACCTGCCCCTGATGATCAACCAGTGGTGCAACGTGGTGCGCTGGGAGATGCGCACGCGGCCGTTCCTGCGCACCACCGAATTCCTCTGGCAGGAGGGCCACACCGCGCACGCCACCAGGGAAGAGGCCGAACGCGAGGCGCTCACGATGCTCGAGGTCTATCGCGGCTTCGTCGAAGACTATCTCGCGGTGCCGCTCGTGACCGGGCGCAAGAGCGCGGCCGAACGTTTTCCGGGCGCCGAGGAGACCTATTCGATCGAGTCGCTGATGGGCGACGGGCGGGCGCTGCAATGCGGCACCTCGCACTACCTCGGCGACAACTTCGCGCGCGCCTTCGAGATTCGCTTTCTCGATACGCAAAACCAGCTCCAGTATCCCCATCAGACCAGCTGGGGCGTATCGACGCGGCTGCTCGGCGCGATCATCATGAGTCACGGCGACGACCAGGGATTGCGCCTGCCGCCGGCGGTCGCGCCGTTTCAGGCGGTGGTCGTGCCGATCTGGCGCAAGACCGAAGACGGCGATCCCGTGCTGGCCGCCGCGCGCGCAGCGCGCGACGCGCTGGAGGCCGCCGGGATACGCGTGCGATTGGACGACCGCGAGGGCCTGACGCCCGGCTTCAAATTCAACGATTGGGAGATGCGCGGCGTGCCGGTCCGGATCGAAATCGGCCCGCGCGACGTCGCCGCGCGGAGCGCCGTGATGGCACGCCGCGACCGCTCGGGCAAGGAAGCCAAAGCCGCGGCATCGCTCGACGGACTTGCGACGCACGTCCGCGCGCTGCTCGACGACGTTCAGAAGAGCCTGTACACGCAGGCGCGCGAGGCGATGCGCGCCAACACGCGCGAATTCGACGACTACGGGAAATTTCGCGCGCAGATGGAAGGCGAAGGCGGCGGCGGGATGGCCGACATCTACTGGTGCGGCAACGCCGCCTGCGAGACACGGATTCGCGAGGAGACGCGCGCGACCTGCCGCGCGATCCCCCTTGGACAGAACGCGGCGGTCGGGCGATGCCTGGTCTGCGGCGAACCGGCGACCGAGCGCGCCTTCTTCGCCAAAGCGTACTGA
- a CDS encoding CoA transferase, which produces MPTSKPAHVLDGYKVLDFTQALAGPTVTRLMAELGAEVIKVEIPPKGDFSRTFPFLKDGRSAYFVQQNRGKKSLCLDPKKPEGLEVIKKLLPKVDVLLENYSPGAIARMGLGWEAVSKINPRLIMCSVSGFGQTGPLANRPGYDYIGMSYAAVTYMIGDPNGPPSFPMLGLGDVSTGVHALASIACALLYRDKTGRGQHLDVSLLDSYFHCHELNVQMYSASGGKVKPKRAGSNHTAVPIIGIFKGKAPESYLFIMAPVDHQFAALCRAMERPELAADPRFTTVVARAANLAEITGIIQRWLDAQPDDATILRKLEAARIPVAPILSVEEAINHPHLRERRTVRKIRDRIIGEYDIPGVPLRFSDFPTELDLQAPLLGEHNAEILGSLGYSADRIGELEKAGVLTRGDR; this is translated from the coding sequence ATGCCAACATCCAAACCCGCCCACGTTCTTGATGGTTACAAGGTCCTCGACTTCACCCAGGCGCTCGCCGGTCCGACCGTGACGCGCCTGATGGCCGAGCTTGGCGCCGAGGTTATCAAGGTGGAGATTCCGCCCAAGGGCGATTTCTCGCGCACCTTTCCGTTTCTGAAGGACGGGCGCAGCGCGTATTTCGTGCAGCAGAACCGCGGCAAGAAGAGCCTCTGCCTCGATCCCAAGAAACCCGAGGGCCTCGAGGTGATCAAAAAATTGCTGCCCAAGGTCGACGTCCTGCTCGAGAACTACTCGCCGGGAGCGATCGCGCGGATGGGGCTCGGATGGGAGGCGGTGAGCAAGATCAACCCGCGGCTCATCATGTGCTCGGTCTCGGGATTCGGACAGACCGGACCGCTCGCCAATCGCCCCGGCTACGATTACATCGGGATGAGCTATGCGGCGGTGACCTACATGATCGGCGACCCCAACGGACCGCCGTCGTTCCCGATGCTCGGGCTGGGCGACGTTTCGACCGGCGTGCATGCGCTCGCGTCGATCGCCTGCGCGCTGCTCTATCGCGACAAGACCGGCCGCGGCCAGCACCTCGACGTGTCGCTGCTCGACAGCTATTTCCACTGCCACGAGCTGAACGTGCAGATGTACAGCGCTAGCGGCGGCAAAGTTAAGCCCAAACGCGCGGGCTCGAATCATACCGCGGTGCCGATCATCGGGATCTTCAAGGGCAAGGCGCCGGAGAGCTACCTGTTCATCATGGCACCGGTGGACCATCAGTTCGCCGCGCTGTGCCGCGCGATGGAGCGGCCGGAGTTGGCGGCCGACCCACGTTTCACGACCGTGGTCGCGCGCGCCGCCAACCTCGCCGAGATCACCGGGATCATTCAGCGCTGGCTCGACGCCCAGCCCGACGACGCCACCATCCTGCGCAAGCTCGAGGCGGCGCGGATTCCGGTCGCGCCGATCCTCTCGGTGGAAGAAGCGATCAATCATCCGCATTTGCGCGAGCGCCGGACCGTGCGCAAAATCCGCGATCGCATAATCGGCGAGTACGACATCCCGGGCGTGCCGCTGCGCTTTTCCGACTTTCCGACCGAGCTCGACCTCCAAGCCCCGCTTCTGGGCGAGCA